A genomic window from Phoenix dactylifera cultivar Barhee BC4 unplaced genomic scaffold, palm_55x_up_171113_PBpolish2nd_filt_p 000196F, whole genome shotgun sequence includes:
- the LOC120105121 gene encoding uncharacterized protein LOC120105121: protein QSTQRPPFFNGSDYSYWKARMRIFIQAQDYEMWSIVVNGPYIPSIYVDGVKVPKLEMDWDEHDMRKAQLNSKAMNVFYCALDRNEFNRVSTCNSAKEIWDRLEVTHEGTNQVKESKINILVHKYELFKMDSNETITCMFTRFTDIVNGLKSLGKNYTNSELVRKILRCLPRSWEAKVTAIQEAKDLNKLPLEELLGSLMTHLDSSCSRHMTGDKDQFFTLEAKNGGAVMFGDNNQGHIISIGKVQITPSTFIDNVRYVDGLKHNLLSISQLCDKGYDVMFKPSLCIITNPNDNSLVFKGIRRGNVYVVDLEDLAKHNQCLVVNKTKDNDASWLWHRKLGHASMDTITKLVKRDSVIGLPKLKFEKNKICEACQFGKQSRNSFKSIKCVSTSRSLELLHMDLFGPTRTTSLGGNKYGLVIVDDYSRYTWVMFLAHKDQAFSMFKKFHKEVTNARESSVIAIRSDHGTEFENQLFDEFCSKKGITHNFSAPRTPQQNGVVERKNRTLEEMARTMLCESNLPKYFWGEAINTSCHILNRVLLRPIIKKTPYELWKNRKPKVNYFHVFGCRCFVHNNGKDNLGKFDPKSDEGIFLGYSTTSKAYRIFNKRTLVIEESIHVVFDKELILDDPSQARLEAIRLLLAYACSKDFKLYQMDVKSAFLNGFINEEVYVEQPPGFENHQYPNHVYKLNKALYGLKQAPRAWYERLSKFLLEHEFSRGNVDTTLFLKKKNKDMLLVQIYVDDIIFGATNNRLCEEFADLMQSEFEMSMMGELNYFLGLQIKQSEGGIFINQAKYIKEMLKKFDMEGNKSISTPMSSSCKLDQDESGKSVDQKLYRGMIGSLLYLTASRPDIMFSVCMCARYQANPKESHLAAVKRIFKYLIGTKNIGLWYSKESSLNLIGYTDSDFAGCKLDRKSTSGSCQFLEENLISWFSKKQNSVALSTAEAEYVAAGSCCAQILWIKQQLEDYGIKQDKIPINCDNTSAINLTKNPIQHSRTKHIEIRHHFIRDHVLNGDVSLQFVCTDNQLADIFTKPLSEE, encoded by the exons cagtccacccaaagaccccctttcttcaatggatctgactactcatactggaaggctaggatgagaatattcatccaagcccaagactatgagatgtggtccattgtagtaaatgggccctacatcccatccatatacgtagatggtgttaaggtacctaaactagaaatggactgggatgaacatgacatgaggaaggcacaattaaactctaaagcaatgaatgtcttctattgtgccttagaccgtaatgaattcaatagggtctctacttgcaattctgcaaaagagatttgggacagacttgaagtgacccatgagggcacgaatcaagtgaaagagtccaaaataaatattttggttcataaatatgaactatttaaaatggactctaacgaaacaattacatgcatgttcactaggtttactgatattgtcaatggcctaaaaagccttggcaagaactatactaacagtgaacttgtcaggaaaatccttcggtgtctaccaaggtcgtgggaagctaaagtgacggcaatccaagaagctaaagacttgaacaagcttccacttgaagagctccttggatcccttatgacgcat ttggatagtagctgctcaaggcacatgacgggtgataaagaccaatttttcacccttgaagctaagaatgGAGGTGCTGTgatgtttggagacaacaaccaaggtcacatcattagtattggtaaagttcaaatcaccccttctacttttatagataatgtcagatatgttgatggtcttaagcataacttgttaagcatcagtcaattatgtgataaaggatatgatgttatgtttaaaccatcactatgtattataacaaatcctaatgataatagcttagtttttaaagggattagacgtggaaatgtatatgttgtagacctagaagatcttgcaaaacataaccaatgtctagttgtaaataaaactaaagataatgatgctagttggttatggcaccgtaagttaggtcatgcaagcatggacacaataactaaattagttaaaagagactccgtgataggtttgccaaaattaaaatttgaaaagaacaaaatatgtgaagcatgtcaatttggcaaacaatctaggaactcctttaaatccataaaatgtgtctctacctctaggtctctagaattattacacatggacctatttggtccaactagaacaacaagtctaggtggaaataaatatggtcttgttatagtagatgattactctaggtacacatgggtcatgttcctagcacataaggatcaagcattttctatgtttaaaaaatttcataaggaagtaacaaatgctagagagtcttcagtcatagccattagaagtgaccatggtaccgaattcgaaaatcaattatttgacgaattttgtagtaaaaaggggataacccataatttttctgcacctaggacaccacaacaaaatggagttgtggaaaggaagaatagaactctagaggaaatggctagaacgatgttatgtgaaagtaacctccctaagtacttttggggagaagccattaatacttcttgccatatattaaatagagttttattaagacccattataaagaaaacaccttatgaactgtggaaaaacagaaaaccaaaagttaactattttcatgtttttggatgtaggtgttttgtacataataatggaaaagataatctaggaaaatttgatcctaaatctgatgaaggaatattcctaggttattctacaactagtaaagcctatagaatctttaataaaagaaccctagttatagaagaatctatacatgttgtttttgat aaggaactaattctagatgatccatcaca agctagacttgaggcaattagacttctattagcatatgcatgctctaaggacttcaaactatatcaaatggatgtaaagagtgcttttctaaatgggtttattaatgaggaggtgtatgtagaacaacctcctggttttgaaaatcatcaataccctaatcatgtgtataaactgaacaaagcactttatggactaaaacaagcacctagagcatggtatgagagacttagtaaattcctattagaacatgaattctctaggggaaatgtagatacaacattatttctgaaaaagaaaaataaggatatgttattagtacagatttatgttgatgatatcattttcggtgctactaacaatcgcctctgcgaggaatttgctgatttgatgcagagtgagtttgagatgagcatgatgggagagctgaactacttcctcgggcttcaaatcaaacaatctgaaggaggcatcttcatcaatcaagcaaaatatatcaaggagatgctcaagaagtttgatatggagggaaacaagtcaatcagcacccccatgagctcatcatgcaagttagaccaagatgaatcaggtaaatctgtagatcaaaaactttatagaggtatgataggttctttactgtatcttactgcaagtaggcctgatattatgtttagtgtgtgcatgtgtgctagatatcaggctaatcctaaagaatcacacctagctgcagttaagagaatctttaaatacttaattggaactaagaacatagggctgtggtactctaaagaatctagcctaaacttaatagggtacacagattcagacttcgctggatgtaagctggatagaaaaagtaccagcgggtcctgtcaatttctagaagaaaacctaatctcatggtttagcaagaaacaaaactcggttgcattatccactgcagaagctgaatatgttgcagccgggagttgttgtgctcaaatcttatggattaaacaacaattagaagattatggcattaaacaagataaaattcccattaattgtgataacacaagtgccataaatctcactaaaaatccaattcaacactcaagaactaaacacattgagataagacatcacttcataagagatcatgtattgaatggtgatgtgtcactccaatttgtgtgtactgataatcaattagcagacatttttacaaaacccctaagtgaagag